The sequence below is a genomic window from Actinomycetes bacterium.
ATCACCTCGATGCCGGCCGCGTGCAGGTCACGGACCATCGCCTTGAACTCGAGCACCTGCTGCCCGCGCTGGCCGCTCGACGAGTAGGCGTTGTGGGGGGCGAAGAACCCGATGGTGTTGTAGCCCCAGTAGTTGGAGAGGTCGCGCTCGACGAGGTGGTGGTCCTGGACGAACTGGTGCACCGGCATGAGCTCGATGGCCGTGACGCCGATGCGGTGCAGGTGCTCGATGATCGCCGGGTGCCCGATGCCCGCGTAGGTGCCGCGGATGTTGTCGGGCAGCGCCGGGTGGGTCATCGTCAGGCCGCGGACGTGCGCCTCGTAGATGACCGTCTGGTGGTAGGGCGTGTTGGGGTGGCGGTCGTTCTGCCAGTCGAAGAACGGGTTGATGACCACCGACTTGGGCGCGTGCCGGCCGGAGTCGAGGGTGTTGACCCGGTTGGCCGCGGCGAAGCGGTAGTCGAAGAGCGACTCGGCCCAGTCGACCTGACCCTCGACGGCCTTGGCGTAGGGGTCGAGCAGCAGCTTGGAGGGGTTGCACCGGAGGCCGCGTGAGGGGTCGCGCGGCCCGTGGACGCGGAAGCCGTAGCGCTGGCCAGGCCCGACCCGCGGCCGGTAGCCGTGCCAGACGAAGCCGTCCACCTCGGGCAGCTCGACCCGGGTCTCGGTCAGCCGCCTGCTGTTGTCGCTGCCCTCGAACAGGCAGAGCTCGACGCGGTCCGCGGCCTCCGAGAAGAGCGCGAAGTTGGTGCCCGCACCGTCGAAGGTCGCGCCCAGCGGGTACGCCGTGCCCGGCCAGATCTCCATGCGGGGGATTCTCCCCGATCGGTCACCGGCGTCGGCACATCGCCCCTGCACCGGCTCCGATCCTGAGACGACACGCCGTCCCCGCCCCGGCGCGTCGTCTGGTGATCATCCTAGGTGGGCAGGCCGGGGGTCGGGTAGCGGCCGCACAGCTCGCGGACGGCGGCGCCCACCTTGTCCACACCGGCCGCGTCGCCCGAGCGCTCCGCCTCGACCACCGCGTCGATCCAGCCGGCGATCGTGTCCATGTCGTCGGGGGTCATGCCGCGCGAGGTGACCGCCGCGGTGCCGATGCGGATGCCCGAGGGGTCGAAGGGCTTGCGCGGGTCGAACGGGACGGTGTTGTAGTTGAGCTCGATGCCGGCGCGGTCCAGCGCCTTGGCGGCCTGCTTGCCCGGCAGCTGCTTGTTCTCCAGGTCGACGAGCAGCAGGTGGTTGTCGGTGCCGCCCGACACCAGGTCGAAGCCGCGCGACGACAGGCCCTCCGCCAGCGCCTTGGCGTTGGCGACGATCGCGTGGGCGTAGTCGCGGAACTGCGGGGTGGCAGCCTCCTTGAGCGCGACCGCGATGGCGGCCGTCGTGTGGTTGTGCGGCCCACCCTGCAGCCCGGGGAAGACCGCCTTGTCCAGCGCCTTGGCGTGCTCCTCGGTGCTCATGATCATCGCGCCGCGGGGGCCGCGCAGCGTCTTGTGGGTGGTCGTGGTGATCACGTCGGCGTGGCCGACCGGCGACGGGTGCGCACCGCCGGCCACCAGGCCCGAGATGTGGGCGATGTCGGCCACCAGGACCGCGCCGACCTCGCGGGCGATGTCCGCGAACGCCGGGAAGTCGATGGTGCGCGGCACCGCGGTGCCGCCGCAGAAGATGACCTTGGGACGCTCGGCCACGGCCAGGTCGCGCACCTCGTCCATGTCGACCCGGCCGGTCTCCTTGCGCACGCCGTACTGCACCGAGCGGAACCACTTGCCGGTCGCCGACACGCTCCAGCCGTGCGTGAGGTGGCCGCCCATCGGCAGCGCCATGCCCATGACGGTCTCGCC
It includes:
- the glyA gene encoding serine hydroxymethyltransferase; the encoded protein is MSSDPDLRTADPEVADLVAAEEARQRDSVRLIASENYVSRAVLEATGTMLTNKYSEGYAGKRYYEGQQVIDQVETLAVERAKALFGVEHANVQPYSGSPANLAVYLAFLAPGETVMGMALPMGGHLTHGWSVSATGKWFRSVQYGVRKETGRVDMDEVRDLAVAERPKVIFCGGTAVPRTIDFPAFADIAREVGAVLVADIAHISGLVAGGAHPSPVGHADVITTTTHKTLRGPRGAMIMSTEEHAKALDKAVFPGLQGGPHNHTTAAIAVALKEAATPQFRDYAHAIVANAKALAEGLSSRGFDLVSGGTDNHLLLVDLENKQLPGKQAAKALDRAGIELNYNTVPFDPRKPFDPSGIRIGTAAVTSRGMTPDDMDTIAGWIDAVVEAERSGDAAGVDKVGAAVRELCGRYPTPGLPT
- a CDS encoding glycogen debranching enzyme, which translates into the protein MEIWPGTAYPLGATFDGAGTNFALFSEAADRVELCLFEGSDNSRRLTETRVELPEVDGFVWHGYRPRVGPGQRYGFRVHGPRDPSRGLRCNPSKLLLDPYAKAVEGQVDWAESLFDYRFAAANRVNTLDSGRHAPKSVVINPFFDWQNDRHPNTPYHQTVIYEAHVRGLTMTHPALPDNIRGTYAGIGHPAIIEHLHRIGVTAIELMPVHQFVQDHHLVERDLSNYWGYNTIGFFAPHNAYSSSGQRGQQVLEFKAMVRDLHAAGIEV